In a genomic window of Gouania willdenowi chromosome 11, fGouWil2.1, whole genome shotgun sequence:
- the LOC114472240 gene encoding expansin-like protein 7 — translation MMYFLILGLCYLSLQGIISTEASNTTVTGGNGNGNETAGGNETAGGSVPGGDGGTSEGNTESSTGSGSVGSNVNPSDASPSFVSTTTAAVCAGSASFTSISLFGSVVLQAMMMMMM, via the exons ATGATGTACTTCCTGATCCTCGGGCTGTGTTACCTCAGTCTGCAGGGAATCATTTCCACAGAG GCCTCGAACACCACTGTAACTGGAGGCAACGGCAACGGCAATGAAACTGCTGGAGGCAATGAAACTGCTGGAGGCAGTGTGCCCGGTGGAGACGGCGGGACCAGTGAAGGCAATACTGAAAGTAGTACTGGAAGTGGAAGTGTTGGCTCCAATGTTAACCCTAGTGATGCTAGTCCGTCTTTTGTCAGTACTACTACAGCAGCCGTTTGTGCCGGTAGCGCCAGCTTTACTTCCATCAGTCTGTTTGGGTCTGTTGTGCTACAGgctatgatgatgatgatgatgtga